A region from the Deltaproteobacteria bacterium genome encodes:
- a CDS encoding ABC transporter ATP-binding protein, translating into MLEARDINVYYGAIHALKNLSLRVEAGKIVTLIGANGAGKSTTLRALSGMRRAASGRVSFHGQDITATPAHKLVRLGLCHCPEGRHVFPRLTVKENLELGAYTIRDQAVIKASTDQVYHLFPRLKERLAQAAGTLSGGEQQMLAIGRALMARPKLLMLDEPSLGIAPILVQEIFRTIKQIAASENMTILLVEQNANMALKIADYAYVLETGHIVLEGPAAELAADPRIKAAYLGH; encoded by the coding sequence ATGTTGGAGGCTCGCGACATCAATGTTTATTACGGTGCAATCCACGCGTTGAAGAATCTGTCGCTACGCGTCGAGGCGGGCAAGATCGTCACTTTAATCGGTGCCAACGGTGCCGGTAAATCAACCACCTTGCGGGCTCTGTCCGGCATGCGTCGTGCAGCTTCCGGGCGGGTGAGTTTTCATGGACAGGACATCACCGCGACGCCCGCTCATAAGCTGGTCCGGTTAGGACTCTGTCACTGTCCTGAGGGGCGTCACGTATTTCCTCGTTTAACGGTCAAAGAGAACCTAGAACTCGGCGCCTACACGATTCGTGATCAAGCCGTCATTAAGGCCTCTACCGATCAGGTGTATCATTTGTTCCCACGATTGAAGGAGCGCCTGGCTCAGGCAGCAGGCACTCTGTCGGGAGGTGAGCAGCAGATGCTAGCCATCGGCCGTGCACTCATGGCGCGCCCTAAGTTGTTGATGTTGGATGAGCCCAGTTTGGGGATTGCGCCGATCCTGGTTCAGGAGATATTTCGTACCATCAAGCAGATTGCGGCTAGCGAGAACATGACCATTTTACTCGTCGAGCAAAATGCCAACATGGCCCTGAAGATCGCCGATTATGCCTATGTCCTAGAAACTGGTCATATCGTGCTCGAAGGACCAGCCGCGGAACTTGCTGCAGACCCCAGAATTAAAGCGGCTTATCTCGGCCACTGA